The Kineothrix sp. IPX-CK genomic interval GAATATGGTAAGATTCGGAGATGGAAAACACCTCACGCTCCACCGCTTCCGTCACATCTAAGATGGTAAAGTCATCTTTTTTCTCCGCCAGCATCAGATCCACCTCATCATATGAGATGAAGCTTACCAGTCCTTCTAATACGTTCTGTGCCACGAAGCCCAGCATATTTACGGGGTCCTTCGCCGAGGAATAGGGCGGTGCATATGCCAGCTCCAATTCGGCCAGATCGTATATGGTTCCATTCAGGCGCATAACCGTCGCCAGCACATCGATCCTCTTATCCGCTCCGTCCTCACCGATAATCTGTGCGCCCAGAATCTTTCCCGCTTTGTCGAAAAGCAGTTTCATAGTCAGCATAACTGCTCCGGGATAATAACCGGCATGAGATTTCTGGTCAATCAGGATAGAAAAATAATCTTTTTCCCTTATCAGCCCTTTTCCAATCAGTGTCCTCTCGTTAATACCTACCGCCGCTGCAGTCAAGTCGAATACCTTGGCAACGGAAGTCGCCTGCACTCCCTTATAAGTTCTGTCCGTCCCTGTCATCACGTCCGCCAGTACTCTCGCCTGCTTATTGGCAGGCCCCGCCAAGGGTACCATTGTTCTTTCCTTTAATGTATAGTTCTCCGTTTCTATTACGTCCCCTACCGCATAGATATCCGGCTCGGAGGTTCTCATATATTCATCGGTTATTACTCCGCCCCTGGCATTCAATGCGATTCCCGCTTCCTTCGCAAGCGCACTGTTAGGACGGATACCGATAGAAAGAATTACCATATCGGCTTCTACCAATCTTCCGCTGGTTAGATGAATTGTCGTCGAACTGCCTTTATTCCCGAAGGAGGAAACGCCGTCTCCCAGTATCAGCTCCACCCCGTTCATCTCCAGATTTTCATGAAGAAGCTGTGCCATCTCATAATCCATGGGAGCCATGACCTGACTTTGCATCTCGATGATGCTCACCTCAAGTCCTGCCGCATGGAGGTTTTCTGCCATTTCCAGACCGATGAAGCCGCCGCCGATGACAGCCGCACTTTTCGGCATATTCGCAGCTATATATTCCTTTATCCTATCCGTATCGGGAACGGTCCAAAGGGTAAAAATATTCGCTCCTTCGATTCCGGGGATAGGAGGCTTAAGCGGTGAGGAACCGGTAGCAATGATGAGAGCGTCGTAACTTTCCTCATAGCTTTCTCCCGTCTTTAAATTCTTTACCTCTATCTTTTTTTCTTCCTTATGGATCGCGGTTACCTCATTTTGCACACGTACCTCGATGTTGAATCTCTTTTTCATCTCTCCCGGCGTCTGCAGCAGAAGATTATCTCTTTCTTTTATCGTATCGCCAATATAGTAAGGGAGGCCGCAATTCGCGTAGGAGATATACTCTCCCCTTTCTAATATGACGATTTCCATATGTTCATCCATTCTTCTAAGACGTGCGGCCGCGGTAGCTCCTCCGGCAACACCGCCGATAATTACGGTTTTTGCATATTTTTTCTTTACCATATCATTTACCATATCAGTAACTATACTCCTTTCAAAACAGAATGCTGTTTTTATGAGTACATAGTAGCATAAGAAAAAACTTTCTTCCGTGACTTAATCACATTCCTGATGTGAATTATCGATTATCGGACACGCCTTAAGCGGAAATGATAATCTTCCCCTCCTGAACTTCTATCCGCACGCGATTTCCTTCGATTCCCGCCTGCTCCAGTATGCCCTTGGTAAGCTGCACTCTTCCAGCTCTATCGAGCACCGCAAACTCCTCCTGCATATTCTCTGTCTCCAGCTCGCTTACATCCAGATGTTTCATTCGTTCTAAATAACCTTGCTTCATGACACGCTCACTGCTGATTTTTCCATCGCGTATCATGACCACCCGGTCTACCTTTTTGGAAAGGCTCACATCGTGGGTAACGATAACGATGGTTACTCCCAATTCTCTGTTCAGCACACGGAACATGTCCTGAATCATCAGGGATGTTTTCTGATCCACCGCCCCCGTAGGTTCATCCGCTAACAGAAGCTTCGGCCTATTGGCGAGAGCTATGGCGATAGCCACCCTCTGCTGTTCTCCGCCCGATAATTGATGGAGCAGACTGTCCTTGCGGTGAGACATGCCTACCAGCTCCAGAAGCTCCAAAGCTCTCTCCCGTCTCTTAGCCTCGCTTCTCATCGCTTCGTTATCTTTGCAAAACTGCATCGGTACTTCCACGTTGCGGATCGCGCTCAGATAAGGGAACAGATTTCTGGAATTCTTCTGCCAGACGAAGCCTACCGTATTTCTCTTATAATCCACAAGCTGCTTTTCACTCAGACGGAATAAGTCCTTGCCGTCCACAAGAAGCTGCCCTGCGGAGGGCTTGATAAGGCCGCCCACCATATTGAGAAAGGTTGATTTACCGCTGCCGCTGTTGCCTACCACCGCCATCAGTTCGCCCTTTGCCACATTCATGTCAAGCCCCTGCAGTGCCATGACCTCTACCGTGTTCGTCTTATATATTTTTACTAATCCGTCACAAACTATCATCATTTCTTCCAACTATCACACCATCCTCTATTTCGAAAACCGCATCTCCAAGCTCCATCAGGCTGGGATCGTGGGTCGTCATAACAATCGTAACGCCCTCCTGCTCCACCAGCTCCTTAAACAGTTTTACTACCAAAAGTCCGTTATCCGTATCCAGCGCTCCGGTAGGTTCGTCCGCAAACACCACCTTGGGATTATGCGCCAGTGCCCGCGCTATCGCCACTCGCTGCTGCTCACCGCCGGAAAGCTCCTGTGGCATGTGATACATGCGTTTCACAAGCCCCACCTTCTTAAGACATTCCTCCACGCGCTCCTTCCTGTCCTTCTCATAGCCCGCAAGCCTTAAGGAAAACTCCACATTTTCATATACATTCATAACGGGGACAAGTGCCACCGCCTGAAAAATATAGCCCATATGGTATCTTCGAAGCTCTTCTCTCTGGTGCTCCGACATGGCATTCATTTCCTTCCCGTCAAAAAACGCCTTCCCTTCTGTCGGCAAATCCAACGCACTCAGAATATTGACCAGTGTAGTCTTTCCCGAGCCGGAACGTCCCTTCAATATAGCGAGCGTTCCTTCTTCTACATCTATGTCGATTCCTTTAAGGACCGTAATCTCACTGCCTCCGGCAAGAGGAAATTTTTTTGTAAGTGCCGATGTACTTATTATTTTTTTCTTTTCCTTCATCTCTTATCGCCTTTCCACTAATCTTCCCCGAGCTTTAACGCCTGTGCAATCTTCATACCAGCTACCACTTTCGCCAGTATGAGGAAGCATATAGTTAACATAACAGCAAGTACCCCGCCGATTCTTATCATATCGAGAGGAGCGCTTACCACCTCGAAGGACAGCGCATGCTTCTTTGGCAGATAAGCGATCATAAGGAGCGGAATATAGAGATAGGACGCGAAGAAGCCGACAAAGGCGCCTGTCGCTATGGCCGTCATAGATGAAAAAATCTGCTCGTGAACGAGCATGTATTTCACCTCTCCCATGGAAAGCCCCATCGCACGGTATATACCGAACATTAGCTCCCGTTTCTTGATGACCAGAATCCAATGGATTAAAAAGCCGACGGTACAAAGGATAAGTATGATGAGGAAGCTTATGGTAAGCAGACCGTTAGTCACCTGGATAGATGCGTCATTTTTGCTTCGTATCAGCTCATCTTTTGCGCCGACTATATTAGTCAATTCCATTCCTTTTTCCTCTGCCAAATCCTTTATCAGCTCAGTTCCCCTGTCCGCCTTAACCCACACCTCATAGGGAGTAGGGCCAAAAATGCTTACTACCTGACTGTAATTCGCTACAATTAAATAATTATCCGCATAGATGATACTGCCATCGGCCGTCCTTTCCTCCCGGTAGGGAGAATATCCCGGCCATATATCCACGAAGCCATAAACAGTTGCGGTAGCTAAGGCCCTCGCATTGCCCAGCTCATCGAATAGAGTATATTTGATGCTGTCTCCGATCTGTACTCCCATCTTATCGCGGAAATTAGAGGATACCAGTACGCCGTCCGCTGCCTGCGATATATCGTTCAAATAATAATACCAATGCTTATCCAGAGCGTTTTCCTTCATCCACGCAGTCTCTCCGAACTCCTTCGTATGAATCGCCATGAGCGTATTCTGCTCGAATACCTTATCGCCGTAATACATGCGCACGCCGGTATCCCTGATGACCCTGGTCATACTCTGCACCTGCCCGGACAGCTCCTCATAGCGAAGGAAATTCGGTTCTTCATAGGTTACCGGCTTTTTATTCTTCTTTGCGAAGGGCAGATTATTCTTCCACTGCTCGCTGCTTACGATATCCGCTCCCGTATCATAGCGGATCCGCTCCTCGATGCTGGTGTTCATGGTACGAGCCGTATTGGCATAAAAGATTCCCATGGCTATGGTGAGTATGAGGAAAACGGAAATAAAGTTCTGCTTTTTCCCCGTTCTTATAATCTGAAGGAAGGATACGTAAACGGCCGGCTTCCATCGCTTTCTTCCGATGCGGTACACCACCTTGATCACAAGCTTCAAAAGTCTCAGAAAAACCATCCCGCAGCCCAGCATGAAAATCCCCGAGCTCAGGAAAAGAACGGGGTCCATGCTTTCTCCCCGTATGATCTGCTGTGCCAGCGACTCCTGCTGGTTCAAAAGGCTGTACCTTATATAGAGAGAAAGAACGAGCAGTGCTACGTCCAGATAATATCTCTCCCAGAACGACTTTTCAGCCATATTTTTCTTATTCTTTATTTCCACCACACTGAGCGCCGTATATCTGAGCACCGGCAATGTCATGAACATTACCGCCGCCAGAATCGCCGCCAGTACGGAGACAGGAAGTCCTATATCCGGCGCAATGCGCATGCGCCGCCCTCCTACGAATTCCATAAACGCGTTAGCGCTTCCTAAAAGGGAGGCGAATACCCAGCCCAACAGGACGCCGAACACTGCTCCCGCTATGGCCAGGAGGAAGGACTGGGCGAAATAGATGCCAAGAATCTGTCCGTTGCCCACGCCTCTGCTCTTTAGCATGGCGATTTCATTCTGCTCCATCTCGAACACATGGGAGGATACCATGTACAGGAATACCATCAGCAGCACCAGAAGAGGTATCTGCAGTGTCCTCATGGTCGCCTTTACCTGATTCTGTGCATCCATATAGCTGCCAAGAAGCTCTCCCAGCCCCGAATTGACCGTCATCTTCACTGCAGGAGGGTTAGCCGTTATATCTGCCAGACCGGCTATGGTTTCATCCGCCTGCTTAAAGCTCATGCTCTCATAATCCAGAAGCACATCATAGATAAGGCTCATATTTACCGTATCTGCGTCCCTGCGCCCCATGATTTCGTCCAGTGCGGCCTGAGAAATGAATAGATTGTTCTCATAGCTGCCCGGGAATCTCACCCAATAACTGTCATGGCTGTCATTTTCCTTAAAAATTCCTGCAATACGGATTTTAAGTTCTTTTCCATCTTTCATCTGTGTCTTGGGAAAGGTTATCATCTCCCCTACGGAAAGATTATAACTAAAAACCATGCTCTCATTTACGATACATTCATATATACCTTCTTCATCTGCGGCCTCGGCAAAAGGCTCTCCCTTTAATATCTTTGTATGTTCCTCCATATTATCCATATAGCTGGGGATAAAAAAGTAGTCCTGCTTAGAATCATCGCTCTGATAAGAGGGAACACCTAAAAGACTGTCTGAGGTAAACAGCATAACGTTTTCTCTTTCCTTAACGGGGAGCTTGTCTTCAATTGCCGCACTTACCGTCCCGCACACCGTCTTTGCCTGAGCGACAGCGGTCTCCTCCCTATCAGTATATGCAAAGGGATAGACAGCCTCTACCAATGCCGGATATGTATTATTCTCTCCTATGTAACTATCGAACTTGTTCTGCAACAGCTTATTAAGCGCAGCTCCCTGATAGAGCACATTTCCGGCAGCGACGCTGACCAGGAGGATGATCCCCAAAAAGGTGCACATATTCAGCCATTTTTTATGTATCAATTTCTGCCATACAAATCGAATCATCGCCTTCTCCTAATTCTCCAATATAATTTCCTGCCCTGCGCGCAGCCCTTGTATAATCCAAGCCTTATTTGCATCGTTGTAGCCCATGGTCACATACTGCTTCTTCATCTGTCCCTCTTCCAGAAGCCATACGTATCTTCTGTCATTCTCGTTATAAATTGCCCGGGTATCTATGATAATCGCGTTAGGCACGCTCCAAAGTACCACATTTACACCGAAGGACTTCACGTCTTCATAGGACATCCCTTCCTCCAGCGCGATATAGGAAATCTTCGTCATCTGGGGATTGTTCTCGCTAAGCAGGCGTTTTTCGTTATACATCGTCCTCACAGCATCCTGATAGGAACTGATTACCTTACCCTTCAAATCCTCTTCGGTCTGGTATAAATCCACAGTCACCTCTCTATCCATGGGAACTACCTCTTTATCCTCGGTGTAGACCATGATATT includes:
- a CDS encoding FAD-dependent oxidoreductase, which translates into the protein MVNDMVKKKYAKTVIIGGVAGGATAAARLRRMDEHMEIVILERGEYISYANCGLPYYIGDTIKERDNLLLQTPGEMKKRFNIEVRVQNEVTAIHKEEKKIEVKNLKTGESYEESYDALIIATGSSPLKPPIPGIEGANIFTLWTVPDTDRIKEYIAANMPKSAAVIGGGFIGLEMAENLHAAGLEVSIIEMQSQVMAPMDYEMAQLLHENLEMNGVELILGDGVSSFGNKGSSTTIHLTSGRLVEADMVILSIGIRPNSALAKEAGIALNARGGVITDEYMRTSEPDIYAVGDVIETENYTLKERTMVPLAGPANKQARVLADVMTGTDRTYKGVQATSVAKVFDLTAAAVGINERTLIGKGLIREKDYFSILIDQKSHAGYYPGAVMLTMKLLFDKAGKILGAQIIGEDGADKRIDVLATVMRLNGTIYDLAELELAYAPPYSSAKDPVNMLGFVAQNVLEGLVSFISYDEVDLMLAEKKDDFTILDVTEAVEREVFSISESYHIPLGQLRKRMQELSRDRLIIVYCAIGVRAYNGARILMQNGFANVKVLSGGITFYKSMHYRDRNESVGGSGQQELKAAQESEDDLGIDDIAAKVIKSVDCCGMQCPGPIMKVNEALCEMKPGEILKVCATDMGFVKDVESWCRRTGNIFVKSERNESKTPGEKGNVVFIKKGTGECRIKEEQCGSDKVQGKTMVVFSGDLDKVLASFIIANGAAAMGRPVTMFFTFWGLNALRRPEKQSVKKSFIEKMFGAMMPRGVKKLTLSRMNMAGMGTAMMKKVMADKNVDSLETLMRQAMANGVKLVACTMSMDVMGITKEELIDGVELAGVASYLGDAEESNVNLFI
- a CDS encoding ABC transporter ATP-binding protein: MMIVCDGLVKIYKTNTVEVMALQGLDMNVAKGELMAVVGNSGSGKSTFLNMVGGLIKPSAGQLLVDGKDLFRLSEKQLVDYKRNTVGFVWQKNSRNLFPYLSAIRNVEVPMQFCKDNEAMRSEAKRRERALELLELVGMSHRKDSLLHQLSGGEQQRVAIAIALANRPKLLLADEPTGAVDQKTSLMIQDMFRVLNRELGVTIVIVTHDVSLSKKVDRVVMIRDGKISSERVMKQGYLERMKHLDVSELETENMQEEFAVLDRAGRVQLTKGILEQAGIEGNRVRIEVQEGKIIISA
- a CDS encoding ABC transporter ATP-binding protein, whose translation is MKEKKKIISTSALTKKFPLAGGSEITVLKGIDIDVEEGTLAILKGRSGSGKTTLVNILSALDLPTEGKAFFDGKEMNAMSEHQREELRRYHMGYIFQAVALVPVMNVYENVEFSLRLAGYEKDRKERVEECLKKVGLVKRMYHMPQELSGGEQQRVAIARALAHNPKVVFADEPTGALDTDNGLLVVKLFKELVEQEGVTIVMTTHDPSLMELGDAVFEIEDGVIVGRNDDSL
- a CDS encoding ABC transporter permease codes for the protein MIRFVWQKLIHKKWLNMCTFLGIILLVSVAAGNVLYQGAALNKLLQNKFDSYIGENNTYPALVEAVYPFAYTDREETAVAQAKTVCGTVSAAIEDKLPVKERENVMLFTSDSLLGVPSYQSDDSKQDYFFIPSYMDNMEEHTKILKGEPFAEAADEEGIYECIVNESMVFSYNLSVGEMITFPKTQMKDGKELKIRIAGIFKENDSHDSYWVRFPGSYENNLFISQAALDEIMGRRDADTVNMSLIYDVLLDYESMSFKQADETIAGLADITANPPAVKMTVNSGLGELLGSYMDAQNQVKATMRTLQIPLLVLLMVFLYMVSSHVFEMEQNEIAMLKSRGVGNGQILGIYFAQSFLLAIAGAVFGVLLGWVFASLLGSANAFMEFVGGRRMRIAPDIGLPVSVLAAILAAVMFMTLPVLRYTALSVVEIKNKKNMAEKSFWERYYLDVALLVLSLYIRYSLLNQQESLAQQIIRGESMDPVLFLSSGIFMLGCGMVFLRLLKLVIKVVYRIGRKRWKPAVYVSFLQIIRTGKKQNFISVFLILTIAMGIFYANTARTMNTSIEERIRYDTGADIVSSEQWKNNLPFAKKNKKPVTYEEPNFLRYEELSGQVQSMTRVIRDTGVRMYYGDKVFEQNTLMAIHTKEFGETAWMKENALDKHWYYYLNDISQAADGVLVSSNFRDKMGVQIGDSIKYTLFDELGNARALATATVYGFVDIWPGYSPYREERTADGSIIYADNYLIVANYSQVVSIFGPTPYEVWVKADRGTELIKDLAEEKGMELTNIVGAKDELIRSKNDASIQVTNGLLTISFLIILILCTVGFLIHWILVIKKRELMFGIYRAMGLSMGEVKYMLVHEQIFSSMTAIATGAFVGFFASYLYIPLLMIAYLPKKHALSFEVVSAPLDMIRIGGVLAVMLTICFLILAKVVAGMKIAQALKLGED